A window of Mustela nigripes isolate SB6536 chromosome 9, MUSNIG.SB6536, whole genome shotgun sequence contains these coding sequences:
- the MLANA gene encoding melanoma antigen recognized by T-cells 1, translated as MSREEVHFILGYPKKGHNHSYITAEEAAGIGILTMILGVLLLIGCCYWRRQSGYRSLRDKGIHAGIQSILIGRCSSEGFGHQDSKLPFQENNCEPVVADAAPAYEKLSIEKSPPPYSS; from the exons ATGTCAAGAGAAGAGGTTCACTTCATCCTTGGTTACCCCAAGAAGGGGCACAATCACTCTTACATCACAGCTGAAGA GGCTGCAGGGATCGGAATCCTGACAATGATCCTGGGAGTTTTGCTGCTCATTGGCTGTTGCTATTGGAGAAGACAAAGTGGATACAGAAGTTTGAGG GACAAAGGTATTCATGCTGGCATTCAAAGTATCTTAATAGGAAGATGTTCATCTGAGGGGTTTGGTCATCAGGACAGCAAACTGCCATTTCAAGAGAATAATTGTGAACCTGTG GTTGCTGATGCTGCACCTGCCTATGAGAAACTCTCTATAGAAAAATCACCACCACCTTATTCATCATGA